The following proteins come from a genomic window of Musa acuminata AAA Group cultivar baxijiao chromosome BXJ1-7, Cavendish_Baxijiao_AAA, whole genome shotgun sequence:
- the LOC135679839 gene encoding MADS-box transcription factor 26-like — protein sequence MARGKVQLKRIENPVHRQVTFCKRRMSLLKKANELSVLCDAEIGIIIFSTHGKLYELATKGTMEGLIDRYKTACGDAHSTAGGGDANQSQEFKQEISMLKKEIDLLHKSLRCMLGEGIAGHMTLDELLVLEKHLEMWMYHIRATKMQIMFQEIQSLKNKEGILKAANVFLQEKILEQNSLFDVSPMLVQQNGHFDAGQMVAADIPYPLTAQYDAFKSWGL from the exons ATGGCACGCGGCAAGGTGCAGCTGAAAAGGATCGAGAACCCGGTCCACCGACAGGTCACCTTCTGCAAGCGTCGAATGAGCCTGCTCAAGAAAGCTAACGAACTGTCGGTGCTGTGTGATGCCGAGATCGGCATCATCATCTTCTCCACACATGGCAAGCTCTACGAGCTAGCCACAAAGGG GACGATGGAAGGTCTGATCGACAGGTACAAGACGGCATGTGGAGATGCTCACAGTACCGCAGGAGGTGGTGATGCAAACCAATCTCAG GAATTTAAGCAAGAGATTTCCATGTTGAAGAAAGAAATTGATCTGCTGCACAAGAGTCTAAG ATGCATGCTTGGAGAGGGAATTGCTGGACACATGACACTGGATGAACTGCTCGTCCTAGAAAAGCATCTTGAGATGTGGATGTATCACATCCGTGCCACAAAG ATGCAGATCATGTTCCAAGAGATCCAATCCCTGAAGAACAAG GAGGGAATCTTGAAGGCAGCAAATGTGTTTCTCCAAGAAAAG ATATTAGAGCAAAATAGCctctttgatgtgtctccaatgCTTGTACAGCAAAATGGGCATTTTGATGCAGGTCAAATGGTAGCAGCTGACATTCCATACCCACTAACCGCACAATATGATGCATTCAAATCTTGGGGGCTCTGA
- the LOC135678190 gene encoding uncharacterized protein LOC135678190, with amino-acid sequence MKKELLASAPWRGEEQPREKFADAKLKATNEPGGTPTMHVPRKKRSAAASKTDEDLEAEIDPELRYSFQRNFRFLQQVFSIDTLVKPLPPAMAYNVSRNLSFFTRIFTQFWDPEGIANAQKSLGLGQEDKARRVD; translated from the exons ATGAAGAAAGAGCTACTGGCGTCGGCGCCATGGCGGGGCGAGGAGCAGCCGCGCGAGAAGTTCGCGGACGCGAAGCTGAAGGCCACCAACGAACCGGGCGGCACGCCCACCATGCACGTCCCCCGCAAGAAAAGGTCCGCCGCCGCCTCCAAGACCGACGAGGACCTCGAAGCCGAGATCGATCCCGAGCTTAGATACAGCTTCCAGAGGAATTTCAGG TTTCTTCAACAAGTGTTCAGCATAGATACACTTGTGAAACCTCTTCCTCCTGCTATGGCATATAATGTGTCTCGAAATCTGAGTTTCTTTACTCGGATATTTACACAATTTTGGG ATCCAGAGGGAATTGCAAATGCTCAGAAATCACTTGGGTTAGGACAGGAAGATAAGGCTCGTCGCGTCGACTGA
- the LOC135680086 gene encoding 11-beta-hydroxysteroid dehydrogenase B-like has translation MDLLNAVLNSVVPPASMIILAFAWPTISFLHALEWFFKTLYRENMENKVVLITGASSAIGEQLAYEYARRKANLVLVARRENRLWGIRENARLLGAKHVLVMAADVVKEEECRRFISDTISYFGHLHHLVNTASLGHNFYFEEATDPAVFPHMMDINFWGNVYPTYVALPYLRQTRGRILVDASMESWLPMPRMSLYAAAKAAVVNFYETLRFELEEDVGITIATHGWIGSDVSRGRFTLEEGAEMQWKEDREVRLAGGHVEEFAKLMVADVCRGYAHAKHPSWYDVFLLYRVFAPDILGWAFRLLLPNDDRAKPTSGRLFPEASSPRKPIAAFSSASPRRLSEVE, from the exons ATGGATCTGTTGAACGCCGTCCTGAACTCTGTGGTGCCACCGGCAAGCATGATCATTCTGGCCTTCGCATGGCCAACCATCTCCTTCCTCCATGCCTTGGAGTGGTTCTTCAAGACCTTGTACAGAGAGAACATGGAGAACAAGGTGGTTCTCATCACTGGAGCCTCCTCGGCCATCGGAGAG CAATTAGCTTATGAATATGCaagaagaaaagcaaatttgGTGTTGGTGGCAAGGAGGGAGAATCGACTTTGGGGAATCAGGGAGAACGCTAGACTCTTGGGTGCCAAGCATGTACTTGTGATGGCTGCTGATGTTGTCAAGGAAGAGGAGTGCAGAAGATTTATAAGTGACACCATAAGTTACTTTGGCCATT TGCATCATCTTGTCAACACTGCAAGCCTGGGGCATAACTTCTACTTTGAGGAGGCCACAGACCCTGCTGTCTTTCCACACATGATG GATATCAATTTCTGGGGAAATGTTTATCCAACCTATGTTGCCCTTCCATACTTGAGGCAAACCCGCGGCCGAATCCTTGTCGATGCATCCATGGAGAGTTGGCTTCCTATGCCAAGGATGAGCCTTTATGCA GCAGCAAAGGCGGCTGTGGTTAATTTCTACGAGACCTTAAGATTTGAACTGGAAGAAGATGTAGGCATCACGATTGCAACCCATGGGTGGATAGGTAGCGATGTTAGCAGAGGGAGGTTTACGCTCGAGGAGGGAGCAGAGATGCAATGGAAGGAAGACAGAGAG GTGCGCCTCGCCGGAGGGCATGTCGAAGAGTTTGCGAAGCTGATGGTCGCAGACGTGTGTCGGGGCTACGCACACGCGAAGCATCCGAGCTGGTACGACGTCTTCCTGCTGTATCGAGTTTTCGCGCCGGACATCCTTGGTTGGGCATTCCGCTTGCTGTTGCCGAACGACGACAGAGCCAAGCCGACTTCGGGACGACTATTTCCGGAGGCCTCGTCTCCTCGAAAGCCGATCGCCGCCTTCTCTTCAGCATCTCCCCGGCGTCTATCGGAAGTTGAATGA